A DNA window from Microcystis aeruginosa NIES-843 contains the following coding sequences:
- a CDS encoding glycosyltransferase family 9 protein gives MRILTLVPGGISNQLLFFPTLETLQQTYPQSSIDVLVEPRAKAAYRLCPQVKEVLLFDYRDQYGLADYLNILGVIRDREYEIAISLTNRPAINLLLWLNGVPNRIGYENNGSWFLSQQVPRPTEGYLADNYQALVKGLKIAPPCPPLKLTLNRDDIDWAEMEQQRLNIKDSGYILLYAGGSDLSISQGLETLYPLESWLEIIQGIRHQQPDLPIVAIEGELDEAWVLALKAMDNNLKVSRTADIGKMAAMIAGANLLLATESVPLQLAVAVGTYTLSLLVPSLSKRVLPSGGERHRYIEANTGKVADITPETVLKKIWGR, from the coding sequence ATGCGAATATTAACCCTTGTACCGGGAGGAATTAGCAATCAACTGCTGTTTTTTCCCACTCTAGAAACCCTCCAGCAAACTTACCCCCAAAGCAGCATTGATGTTTTGGTCGAACCTAGGGCAAAAGCTGCCTATCGTCTCTGTCCCCAGGTTAAGGAAGTGCTTTTATTTGACTATCGAGATCAGTACGGATTAGCGGATTATTTAAATATTTTGGGAGTAATTCGGGACCGGGAGTACGAAATCGCCATTAGTCTCACCAATCGTCCTGCTATCAATCTTTTACTCTGGTTAAATGGTGTCCCTAACCGTATAGGCTATGAAAATAATGGCAGCTGGTTCTTATCGCAACAAGTACCCCGGCCAACGGAAGGCTATCTAGCGGATAATTATCAGGCACTGGTCAAAGGGTTAAAGATTGCTCCACCCTGTCCACCTTTAAAACTAACCTTGAATCGCGATGATATCGATTGGGCCGAAATGGAGCAGCAACGCCTCAATATCAAGGATAGCGGCTATATTCTCCTCTACGCTGGCGGTAGCGATCTGAGCATCAGCCAAGGACTGGAAACGCTTTATCCCCTAGAGAGTTGGCTAGAAATTATCCAAGGTATTCGCCATCAACAACCAGATTTGCCAATTGTAGCGATCGAGGGAGAGCTGGATGAAGCTTGGGTTTTAGCGCTCAAAGCCATGGATAATAACTTAAAAGTGTCCAGAACGGCCGATATCGGTAAAATGGCGGCCATGATCGCTGGTGCCAATTTATTGTTAGCTACCGAAAGTGTCCCTTTACAGTTAGCCGTGGCCGTGGGAACCTATACCCTCTCTCTGCTGGTTCCTTCGTTGTCTAAGAGAGTTTTACCGAGCGGGGGAGAGCGTCATCGATATATTGAAGCTAATACGGGAAAAGTCGCCGATATTACTCCCGAAACTGTCTTGAAAAAGATTTGGGGCAGGTAA
- a CDS encoding M23 family metallopeptidase, whose product MLKYLPVKFLRFLAISCLVTLISLGFDRLHPVKANPTLIAQNAWAGASFPVENFQTYTSGFGYRSSPMDGSQQFHAGLDLAAPLGSYIRNWWAGRIVELSDHTGCGTMIKMQSGQWTHIYCHLMGSVQSDSRGTFLIDMEGGIVLTLGQDIPAGARMARVGMTGRTTGPHLHWGLMYGNQYVDPALVLNAMYGSNPSGNS is encoded by the coding sequence ATGCTCAAATATCTGCCTGTTAAATTCCTGCGTTTTTTAGCGATTAGCTGTCTTGTCACGTTAATTTCTCTAGGATTTGACCGTTTACACCCCGTTAAAGCTAATCCCACCCTCATAGCTCAAAATGCTTGGGCCGGGGCCTCCTTCCCTGTGGAAAACTTTCAAACCTATACCTCTGGTTTCGGTTATCGTTCCTCTCCCATGGATGGCAGTCAACAATTTCATGCCGGGTTAGATCTGGCCGCACCCTTGGGCAGTTATATTCGCAATTGGTGGGCCGGCAGAATCGTCGAATTATCCGATCATACAGGCTGTGGCACCATGATTAAGATGCAATCCGGTCAATGGACACATATTTATTGTCATCTCATGGGTTCGGTTCAATCCGATAGCCGCGGTACTTTTTTGATTGACATGGAAGGAGGAATTGTCCTTACTCTCGGTCAGGATATACCGGCAGGGGCGCGCATGGCTAGAGTGGGAATGACAGGACGCACCACCGGACCACACCTGCACTGGGGACTGATGTACGGCAATCAATACGTTGACCCCGCTTTGGTTTTAAATGCTATGTACGGTTCTAATCCTTCGGGTAATAGTTAA
- a CDS encoding peptidylprolyl isomerase, producing MKIKTRLRESGKFFLKSGASIALALFLILSLFTVKGTAPALAVLAQGDAVTDPTAILRNALPIDNKPIRQVQQSIEDIAKHLRAKRWSPIKKDVKDANYALSTKSKAILDSVPEASKSQGEELIEKLKTGVADLDTAVEAKDKEAVWSTRRELLNNITALEELMVVGFPFNVPPEYANLPQLRGRATVEMQTTKGDLTIVVDGYSAPINGGNFVDLVQRGFYDGLPFIRSEDNFVVQTGDPVGAEEGFIDPKTKQYRSIPLEILIKGEEEPVYGNTLEELGIYLPSLALPFNAFGALALARPDTNPNGGSSQFFFFKFDNELTPPGFNLMDGRYSVFGYLVQGKEVLEELTDQDKIITAKVLYGLNNLIQPS from the coding sequence ATGAAAATAAAGACAAGATTACGGGAATCGGGCAAATTTTTCTTAAAAAGCGGTGCTAGTATTGCCCTAGCACTATTTTTAATCTTAAGTCTGTTCACGGTTAAGGGGACTGCTCCTGCTTTAGCTGTGCTTGCTCAGGGTGATGCGGTAACGGATCCCACCGCTATTTTACGCAATGCCTTACCCATAGATAATAAACCAATTCGCCAAGTGCAACAATCGATCGAAGATATTGCCAAACATCTGCGGGCCAAACGTTGGAGTCCGATTAAAAAAGATGTCAAGGATGCCAATTATGCCCTTTCTACCAAAAGCAAGGCTATCTTAGATAGTGTTCCCGAAGCAAGTAAAAGCCAAGGGGAGGAATTAATCGAAAAACTCAAAACGGGAGTGGCAGACCTCGATACGGCCGTAGAAGCGAAGGATAAAGAGGCAGTTTGGTCAACCAGACGGGAATTGCTCAATAATATCACCGCTTTAGAAGAATTAATGGTGGTGGGTTTTCCCTTTAACGTTCCCCCAGAATACGCTAACTTGCCGCAATTGCGAGGACGCGCCACCGTAGAGATGCAGACCACCAAAGGAGATTTAACTATCGTTGTCGATGGTTACAGCGCTCCGATTAATGGGGGTAACTTTGTGGATTTAGTCCAACGGGGTTTTTATGATGGTTTACCCTTCATTCGCAGCGAAGATAATTTCGTTGTCCAAACCGGGGATCCCGTTGGTGCCGAAGAGGGATTTATTGACCCTAAAACTAAGCAATATCGCTCTATTCCCCTAGAAATTTTGATTAAAGGAGAAGAAGAACCAGTTTATGGCAATACTCTCGAAGAATTAGGGATTTACTTACCCAGTCTCGCCTTACCTTTTAACGCTTTCGGTGCATTGGCCCTAGCGCGTCCGGATACTAATCCTAATGGGGGTTCCTCGCAATTCTTTTTCTTTAAATTCGATAATGAATTAACTCCTCCTGGGTTTAATCTCATGGATGGTCGTTATTCGGTTTTTGGCTATTTAGTCCAGGGAAAAGAGGTGTTAGAAGAACTTACCGATCAGGATAAGATTATCACCGCTAAAGTGCTTTATGGCTTAAATAATCTCATTCAACCTAGCTAG
- a CDS encoding 2,3-diketo-5-methylthiopentyl-1-phosphate enolase: protein MTIIVDYRFPPAINAEKQAKTIAIGQTAGTWSERHSHRQEQLQQHLGEVVGIREEADGYKVARVRFPQINVENDIASLLTMIFGKYSMAGAGKVVGVYLPETYGTKAKVGITGIRQRLGVYDRPLVMAIFKPALGLSAQDHADILREVAFAGLDVIKDDEIMADLPVAPTHERLDCCRLVLEEVRQQTGRNVLYAVNVTGKADELQRKARLLVKHGANALLLNVLTYGFSVLEALASDPAIDVPIFAHPAFAGAMCAGSDTGLAYSVVLGTMMAHAGADAVLYPAAYGSLPFDPQEEGKIRDILRDRNVFPVPSAGIRPGIVPQVLGDYGRNVILNAGTGIMDHPSGPASGVRAFFEALARIEAGDSFDPANLPEGALKQAILEWG, encoded by the coding sequence ATGACTATCATTGTCGATTATCGCTTTCCTCCCGCTATTAATGCCGAAAAACAGGCAAAAACGATCGCTATCGGTCAAACCGCCGGCACTTGGAGCGAGCGCCACAGTCATCGTCAAGAGCAGCTGCAACAACACCTAGGGGAAGTGGTGGGGATCAGGGAGGAAGCCGACGGTTATAAGGTGGCTAGGGTGCGTTTTCCCCAGATAAACGTTGAAAATGACATCGCCAGTCTTTTAACGATGATTTTCGGCAAATATTCCATGGCTGGAGCCGGAAAAGTGGTGGGGGTGTATCTCCCCGAAACCTACGGCACGAAAGCCAAGGTGGGAATCACAGGAATTAGGCAACGTTTGGGGGTTTATGATCGACCTCTAGTCATGGCAATTTTTAAACCCGCTTTAGGACTATCGGCCCAAGATCACGCCGATATCCTGCGAGAAGTGGCTTTTGCGGGCTTAGACGTGATTAAAGATGATGAAATCATGGCGGATCTTCCCGTGGCTCCCACCCACGAGCGCCTAGATTGTTGTCGCCTGGTTTTGGAGGAAGTGCGGCAGCAAACCGGTAGAAATGTTCTCTATGCGGTCAATGTCACTGGAAAAGCGGACGAATTGCAGAGAAAAGCCCGTTTATTAGTGAAACATGGGGCTAATGCCCTGTTATTAAACGTTCTTACCTACGGGTTTTCCGTTTTAGAAGCTTTAGCCAGTGATCCGGCGATCGATGTGCCTATTTTCGCCCATCCTGCCTTTGCTGGAGCGATGTGTGCCGGTAGCGATACGGGATTAGCCTATTCTGTGGTTTTGGGGACGATGATGGCCCACGCAGGAGCCGATGCGGTGCTATATCCCGCCGCTTATGGTAGTTTACCCTTCGACCCCCAGGAGGAGGGCAAAATTCGCGATATTTTGCGCGATAGAAACGTTTTTCCGGTTCCCTCGGCCGGCATTCGTCCAGGTATTGTTCCCCAGGTACTTGGGGACTACGGACGTAATGTTATCCTCAATGCGGGAACTGGAATTATGGACCACCCATCGGGACCGGCCAGTGGTGTGAGGGCTTTTTTTGAAGCTTTAGCCAGAATAGAAGCGGGTGATTCTTTTGATCCCGCCAATTTGCCCGAAGGAGCCTTAAAACAGGCAATTCTAGAGTGGGGTTAA
- the serS gene encoding serine--tRNA ligase, which translates to MLDLKQIRENPEEVQKRLDSRGGSYDIAPILQLNQQQKALELERSSLQGRGNEIGKLVGQKVKSGSDANSPEILVLKTEGNEIKSKLAQLEPQEKAIKAAIDQKILDLPNLPSETTPIGKDERENVEVRRWGEEYKPTNPNILPHWEIGEKLGILDFERAVKIAQSRFVNLIALGAALERALINFMLDRHIVAGYTEVLPPILINSDSLRGTGQLPKFAEESFKCRDDELWLAPTAEVPVTNLYRDEILSSEQLPIKHCAYTPCFRREAGSYGKDTRGLIRLHQFNKVEMVKIVHPDASAQEHESLVANAEAILQALQLPYRVIELCSGDLGFSAAKCYDLEVWLPSANTYREISSCSNFRDFQARRANIRFKEKGQKGTNFVHTLNGSGLAIGRTMAAILENYQQPDGTVKVPEVLQPYLKREVIC; encoded by the coding sequence ATGTTAGACCTAAAGCAAATTAGAGAAAATCCAGAGGAAGTACAGAAACGCTTAGATAGTCGGGGAGGTAGTTATGATATTGCCCCTATTCTCCAGTTAAATCAACAACAGAAGGCTTTAGAGTTAGAACGCAGCAGTTTACAGGGCCGGGGGAACGAAATCGGTAAACTGGTGGGACAAAAAGTTAAAAGTGGCAGCGATGCCAACAGTCCCGAAATTTTGGTGCTGAAAACAGAAGGAAACGAGATTAAAAGTAAACTAGCTCAATTAGAACCGCAGGAAAAAGCAATTAAAGCGGCTATTGACCAAAAAATCTTAGATTTACCCAATTTACCCAGTGAAACCACTCCCATCGGTAAGGATGAACGGGAAAATGTCGAAGTCAGACGCTGGGGAGAGGAATATAAACCCACCAACCCGAATATTTTGCCTCACTGGGAAATTGGGGAAAAATTGGGCATTTTAGACTTTGAACGGGCAGTAAAGATCGCCCAGAGTCGTTTTGTTAATCTTATCGCGCTCGGGGCAGCCCTAGAAAGAGCTTTAATTAATTTTATGCTTGATCGCCATATTGTCGCCGGTTATACAGAAGTTTTACCGCCAATTCTGATTAATAGTGACTCCCTGCGCGGGACGGGACAACTGCCAAAATTCGCGGAAGAAAGCTTTAAATGTCGAGATGATGAGCTTTGGTTAGCACCAACGGCAGAAGTACCAGTAACTAACCTCTATCGCGATGAAATCCTCTCATCGGAGCAATTACCGATCAAACACTGTGCCTATACCCCTTGTTTTCGTCGAGAAGCGGGCAGCTATGGCAAAGATACGAGGGGCTTGATCCGTTTGCATCAATTTAATAAGGTGGAAATGGTCAAAATCGTCCATCCTGACGCTTCTGCTCAGGAACATGAAAGTTTAGTCGCTAATGCGGAGGCAATCCTGCAAGCTTTACAGTTGCCCTATCGGGTGATTGAATTGTGTAGCGGTGACTTGGGTTTTTCGGCAGCCAAATGTTATGACTTAGAAGTGTGGCTACCTTCGGCTAATACCTATCGGGAAATTTCCAGTTGTTCTAATTTTAGAGACTTCCAAGCACGACGGGCAAATATTCGCTTTAAAGAAAAAGGGCAAAAAGGCACTAATTTTGTCCACACCCTCAACGGTTCGGGATTAGCGATCGGTCGTACTATGGCTGCTATCCTAGAAAATTATCAACAGCCGGACGGGACGGTAAAAGTGCCGGAAGTGCTGCAACCCTATCTAAAACGGGAAGTTATTTGTTAA
- a CDS encoding glycosyltransferase: MTFSVQRKVNRPLFAYVGVSSHDQKLVNKIKVLTPVFADNLAELIRGCLEDLLIQIFYQNGELEITVIDSPSSEKEQEIVQKFQEKYLYIIDQRTDKLEQQKNNQLCKNYQVQRGEISDLEVNHDLGVPLTEDERENLQVIQSMSEQRKPIVVIDGVIFQINQGGIARVWYSILQEWSNSEFGQHIIILDRNQTAPRLKNLKYWLLEAYDYNHSGEDTRKIQAICDQLQASLFISTYYTTPLFTPAVLMVHDMIPEVLEADLNQPEWQEKHYSILYASRYITISANTAKDLVKFYPHITQDKIDVVYNGVSQEFSRSIAQEIDGFKQKYQILKPYFLIVGSRISLKGYKNVKLFFEAWNNLPENNNLAVVCVGGDLELEPELSKLAPNITTYVLKLDDQDLKTAYSGAIALVYPSLYEGFGLPIIEAMACGCPVITCFNSAIPEVGGDAVLYIDGTSIDEMIQAIKKIQIPEIRQQLIDKGLERYKQFSWRQNSEKISQIILKNIDEVKENPSGKVWLELRKLQEEKQNQSLQYLITSRSLKKMEYSLEKFKNQNRELSENIESLQEKIKSLSTAKSAIKRLLKIVIKKSKLAYLIKKNY, encoded by the coding sequence ATGACCTTTTCAGTCCAGAGGAAGGTAAATCGTCCACTATTCGCTTATGTCGGAGTCAGCAGTCACGATCAAAAATTGGTTAATAAAATCAAAGTTCTCACCCCTGTTTTTGCCGATAATTTAGCCGAGCTTATTCGGGGATGCCTAGAGGATTTATTAATACAAATTTTCTATCAAAATGGAGAATTAGAAATTACTGTGATCGATAGTCCTTCTTCAGAAAAAGAGCAAGAAATTGTTCAAAAGTTTCAAGAGAAATATCTCTATATTATTGATCAAAGAACTGATAAATTAGAACAGCAAAAGAATAATCAATTGTGTAAAAACTATCAAGTACAGCGTGGGGAAATTAGTGATTTAGAAGTTAATCATGATCTAGGTGTACCCTTAACTGAAGATGAGCGAGAAAACTTACAAGTAATTCAATCTATGTCCGAGCAGAGAAAACCTATTGTTGTAATTGATGGCGTTATTTTTCAAATTAACCAAGGAGGAATAGCGAGAGTTTGGTATTCAATTCTACAAGAATGGAGTAACTCAGAATTTGGTCAACATATTATTATTTTAGATAGAAATCAAACCGCACCGAGACTAAAAAACTTAAAATATTGGTTATTAGAAGCCTACGATTATAATCATAGTGGAGAGGATACTAGAAAAATTCAAGCAATCTGCGATCAGCTGCAAGCAAGTTTATTTATTTCCACCTATTATACAACGCCTTTATTCACTCCCGCAGTTCTCATGGTTCATGATATGATACCTGAAGTCCTAGAAGCGGATTTAAATCAACCAGAATGGCAAGAAAAACACTACAGTATTTTGTATGCGTCTCGTTATATTACCATATCAGCTAATACTGCCAAGGATTTAGTTAAGTTTTATCCCCACATTACCCAGGATAAAATTGATGTTGTTTATAATGGAGTCAGCCAAGAATTTTCTCGAAGTATAGCTCAAGAAATCGATGGTTTTAAGCAAAAATACCAGATTTTAAAACCCTATTTTCTCATCGTTGGTTCCCGCATTAGTCTCAAGGGTTATAAAAATGTCAAATTATTCTTTGAAGCTTGGAATAATTTACCTGAAAATAATAATTTAGCAGTGGTTTGTGTCGGTGGTGATTTAGAGTTAGAGCCAGAATTATCGAAATTAGCTCCAAATATTACCACCTATGTCTTAAAATTAGATGATCAGGATTTAAAAACCGCTTATTCGGGTGCAATTGCCTTAGTTTATCCTTCTCTTTATGAAGGATTTGGACTGCCAATTATTGAAGCAATGGCCTGTGGGTGTCCGGTGATTACTTGCTTTAACTCGGCGATTCCAGAGGTAGGAGGTGATGCAGTTTTATACATTGACGGCACCAGTATTGATGAGATGATACAAGCTATCAAAAAAATACAAATTCCTGAAATTCGTCAGCAACTAATAGACAAAGGATTAGAGAGATATAAACAATTTTCTTGGCGGCAAAATTCCGAAAAAATTTCTCAAATTATCCTAAAAAATATTGACGAAGTTAAAGAAAATCCTTCGGGTAAAGTTTGGTTAGAATTGAGAAAATTACAAGAGGAAAAACAAAATCAATCTCTCCAGTATTTAATTACATCTAGGAGTCTTAAAAAAATGGAATATTCTCTAGAAAAATTCAAGAATCAGAATAGGGAATTATCAGAAAATATTGAGAGTCTGCAAGAGAAAATTAAGAGTTTATCTACAGCGAAATCAGCTATTAAAAGACTGCTTAAGATTGTCATCAAAAAATCTAAACTTGCTTACTTGATAAAAAAGAACTATTAG